A single genomic interval of Agarivorans aestuarii harbors:
- a CDS encoding glycerophosphodiester phosphodiesterase family protein: MAIIVGHRGAAGSAPENTLAGLDRAAELGLSWVEFDTFLASDHQAIVFHDENLDRCTHSSGKVAEHSLDQLLTIDAGVKFAPEFIGQQIPSLRQYLIHAKQLGLKLNLELKYHQQPRQQLAEAVLEEIEHCNFPLSDLLISSFDHQILLFLHKHAKQLELAQLYEAPPENWRQQLADIDAVACHCNYQKLSVAQAKQIKLAGYRLSTYTVNEPTEITALLPWLDMVISDFPERFL, translated from the coding sequence ATGGCGATTATTGTAGGGCATCGCGGCGCAGCAGGTAGCGCACCAGAAAACACCTTAGCCGGTTTGGACCGAGCTGCAGAGCTAGGTTTAAGCTGGGTTGAATTTGATACATTTTTGGCAAGCGATCACCAAGCTATAGTATTTCACGATGAAAACTTAGACCGCTGCACCCACAGCAGCGGCAAAGTGGCTGAGCACAGCTTAGATCAATTGCTAACCATCGATGCTGGAGTTAAGTTTGCGCCAGAGTTTATTGGCCAACAAATCCCCAGCTTGCGCCAATATTTAATACACGCCAAACAATTAGGTTTGAAGCTAAATTTAGAGCTTAAGTATCACCAACAGCCCCGCCAACAGCTTGCCGAAGCAGTGCTAGAGGAGATTGAACACTGTAATTTTCCCTTAAGCGATTTGCTGATATCCAGCTTCGATCATCAAATTTTGTTGTTTTTACATAAACATGCCAAGCAATTAGAGCTCGCCCAGCTTTATGAAGCCCCTCCAGAAAACTGGCGACAACAGCTCGCAGACATTGATGCCGTTGCTTGCCATTGTAATTATCAAAAACTGAGTGTCGCCCAAGCTAAACAAATCAAACTGGCGGGTTATCGTTTGTCTACATACACTGTAAATGAGCCCACCGAAATCACCGCATTGTTGCCATGGCTGGATATGGTTATTAGTGACTTTCCTGAGCGATTTTTATAG
- a CDS encoding GNAT family N-acetyltransferase → MMRGKHVLIRPYLPSDVSAHAQAVRETAISGCRWLDWMEEDYPEDESRSWLALSQAAIAKNIAFDMGIFACQGGEFLGAIAINRIEWNYRSANLGYWIKDSASGKGIASEAVRLMADYAFNALQLNRLELVIAEENFASRRVAEKAGAQFECLARARVLDYGKPCHAAVYSIIAEDLE, encoded by the coding sequence CAAGCACGTGCTTATTCGCCCTTACCTACCCAGTGATGTTAGCGCTCATGCGCAGGCAGTGCGCGAAACCGCTATTAGCGGTTGTCGCTGGCTAGATTGGATGGAAGAGGATTACCCTGAAGACGAAAGCCGTTCATGGCTGGCCCTAAGCCAAGCAGCCATTGCCAAGAACATTGCTTTTGATATGGGGATCTTTGCCTGCCAAGGTGGCGAGTTTTTAGGGGCTATTGCAATTAATCGCATCGAATGGAATTACCGCTCAGCCAACTTAGGCTATTGGATAAAAGACAGTGCGAGTGGCAAAGGCATTGCCTCAGAAGCGGTGCGTTTAATGGCCGACTATGCCTTTAATGCCTTGCAGCTTAATCGCCTAGAGCTAGTGATAGCCGAAGAAAACTTTGCCAGCCGCAGAGTGGCCGAAAAGGCTGGCGCTCAGTTTGAATGCCTAGCTCGTGCGCGAGTATTGGATTATGGCAAACCTTGCCATGCGGCGGTTTATTCAATTATTGCCGAGGACTTAGAATAG
- a CDS encoding TetR/AcrR family transcriptional regulator — protein sequence MTPVNLSPEQQLKERILDQVLAFLLEGDWQQIEMKNIASQCGISDAELNECFPSLQSITSAVNSRLTQNFIQHLDLSSRESLRLTWLDSLESPRFRAIVHLFIDASQQKSVAWRLANVGWNQFTNHVASHLGYQAVNQDLPWLLGKSMLKFINQRGRIPLKSVDS from the coding sequence ATGACGCCAGTAAACTTATCACCCGAGCAACAGCTCAAAGAACGTATTCTCGATCAGGTATTGGCCTTTTTATTAGAGGGCGATTGGCAGCAAATTGAGATGAAAAACATCGCTAGCCAATGTGGAATTAGCGACGCTGAACTGAATGAATGCTTTCCAAGTTTGCAGTCAATTACCTCTGCGGTAAATAGCCGACTAACCCAAAATTTTATTCAGCATTTGGATTTAAGCAGCCGTGAAAGTTTACGCCTAACTTGGTTAGACAGCTTAGAGTCACCACGCTTTCGCGCCATTGTTCATTTGTTTATTGATGCTTCTCAGCAAAAAAGTGTGGCGTGGCGATTAGCCAATGTTGGTTGGAACCAGTTCACTAACCATGTGGCCAGCCATTTAGGCTATCAAGCGGTAAACCAAGACCTACCCTGGTTGCTTGGCAAATCGATGCTCAAATTTATTAACCAGCGGGGACGTATTCCCCTCAAAAGCGTAGACAGTTAG
- a CDS encoding ion transporter, with amino-acid sequence MSNQQPQQSPFQQRLYNVIFGYQSKAGKRFDLLLVIAIIASVTVVILDSVSELEQLYHTWFIAIEVVFTLFFTLEYIARLYCSPQPKEYAKSFYGVVDLLAILPTYLALLYPAAQVMLLFRLLRILRILRVLKLVRYMSEANVLLRALMLARRKILVFLFCICLMTTIYGALMYAIEGPENGFTSIPKSIYWAIVTITTVGYGDISPATPLGQALAALVMITGFAIITVPTGIVGAELVNEMRREQSEHRCLHCERAGHDHDADYCKHCGASLLEES; translated from the coding sequence GTGTCTAATCAACAACCCCAGCAAAGCCCTTTTCAACAAAGGCTGTATAACGTTATTTTTGGTTACCAAAGCAAAGCTGGCAAACGCTTTGACTTATTATTGGTGATTGCCATTATTGCCAGCGTAACAGTAGTAATTCTCGATTCGGTCAGTGAATTAGAACAGCTTTACCATACCTGGTTTATCGCCATAGAAGTGGTGTTTACGCTGTTTTTCACCCTTGAATATATCGCCCGCTTGTATTGTTCTCCGCAGCCAAAAGAGTACGCCAAGAGTTTTTACGGGGTGGTTGATCTGCTGGCCATTTTACCTACTTATCTGGCGCTGCTTTACCCTGCCGCCCAAGTGATGTTGTTGTTCCGTTTACTGAGAATACTGCGTATTTTACGGGTACTAAAACTGGTGCGTTACATGAGCGAGGCCAATGTATTGCTACGCGCACTGATGTTGGCAAGACGCAAAATTTTAGTCTTTCTGTTTTGCATCTGCTTAATGACCACCATTTATGGTGCCTTAATGTACGCCATTGAAGGGCCCGAAAACGGCTTTACCAGTATTCCTAAGAGCATCTACTGGGCGATTGTTACCATTACCACCGTGGGATATGGAGATATCTCGCCAGCTACTCCACTTGGACAAGCGCTAGCAGCCCTTGTGATGATCACCGGCTTTGCCATTATCACGGTGCCTACTGGCATCGTGGGCGCAGAGCTAGTGAATGAAATGCGCCGTGAGCAAAGTGAACACCGCTGCCTACATTGTGAGCGCGCCGGTCACGACCACGATGCAGATTACTGTAAACACTGCGGCGCAAGCCTGTTAGAAGAATCATAA